The Apium graveolens cultivar Ventura chromosome 3, ASM990537v1, whole genome shotgun sequence sequence ATACCACTTCTGCTAAAAAAGATTTAGGGTATGTCTACCCTCGACAAAAGGAACATTCGAGGTATGTAGAGTACACACCTCTAAAAGCCCCCATTTAGTCACATCTTTGAGGTTGGAGATAAGGTTGGAATCTTTAGAAAACCACCAAGAACTGGACCTCTTAGAAAGAGAGATGAATGAAGGTATTGTGTCTGTCATGATGCTAATGGCCATGAAATAGCAGATTATCATCATATGAAAGATCATATTTAAGACCTTATACGAAGGGGCTATTTAAATAAATTCGTAGCTCAAGAGGCAAAGAAGTATAAGGATGATAAGGCTAACAAGGATGTTGAGAAGCCCGTACCTCAACGTTCTACTAGGGCCAGAAGCATCAACACTATAATTGGAGGTCCATATTATCAAGGTTTATCCGAGAACTCAATTAAGTGGTACACTAGGGGAAGCTCGAGGTCAGCCACTCACCAATATTTACAACTTGAATGAACGACCCCGTGTGAATTTTAGGGGTAAATCAAATGATATCACATTCACGGAAGCAGATGCAGAGCATGTTCATCACCCACATAATGATGTTTTGGTGATAACAGTTTTTATTGGAGGTTTAGATGTTCATAGGATGTTGGTGGACTTTGGGAGCTCATGCAATATTTTGTCATATGACACTTATCTGTAGATGGGTCTTTTAGACAAGGAAATGTCACCTTCTTATATTGAATTGTATGGTTATACTGAAGGATTAGTGGATATTGTGGGAAGCGTGAAGCTGCCATTAGGGGTGGAACCTTTACCTGCTACTCAAGTAGAGGAATTTATGGTGGTTAATGAAGATATCTCTTACAATGCTACCATTGGCAGGCCATTATTGAAGGACATAAGTGTGATTACCTCCAATTATCACCTCTCACTTAAGTTCCCAAATCTAAATGGGATTAGATGTATTAATAAAAGCCGAAGTCAGTCAAGGGACTGCTATTTTAACGCATTATGCATAGTTGAGCAGACGTATAAGCATGTGAAAATGGCTGATGAAGGTCCCAGCTCTGATGATTGTTATAAACAGGTGGGATCACCAAAAGAATCTGAACACCTGGTGGCAAAGAAAAGTATAAGGCCTTCATGTAATGCAATCATGATTATCCAACATCCAGAAGAAGCTCCATATGCAGATGTTGCCCTTTCTTCGTGGGTAGATACCCATGGTGAGTTTCTCATGCTAGAAGCACCACCACCAAAAATTTCTGAAGATGGTGACCTTTTGATGGAATGGGTTGTTGAAAAAATCAATGACAGTGACTTATAAAGTTCTTGATGGTGAACCTCAACGTCACAATAAAGATTTTTAAAAGGCTCAAGTGGAGATTGATTTAGACCAAAAATGACGGAAGCAAAAGCAACCACATGAGCTACTGAAGACACTGTATCTGTATTGGTGGATGTTGCTGATCCCTCCAAATAATTTAGGATTGGAAAGCAATTGGAAGTTGGAGTGAAAGAAGGTTTAGCTACATTTCTAAAAAGAAAACTTGGATATTTTTGCATGGTGCCATACAGATATGGTGGGGATAGATCCAAAAATTATGTGTCATCGTCCAAATATTGATTTAGAAGAGAAAGCTGTGAGGCAAAAGAGAAGAGCAATCAGTGGTGAGAGAGCTACGGCCTTAAAGGAGAAGGTAGACATGTTATTAAAAGCATGACTGGTTAGGGAATAATTCTACCCTATGTGGTTGGCCATCCTATACTGGTGAAGAAAGCTAATAGAAAGTGGTGTACCTGTGTAGATTTCACAGATCTCAATAAAGCATGTCTCAGGGACATCTTCCCTTGCCTCCTTCCCTTGCCTCGAATAGATCAGCTGGTAGATGCTACAGCTGTAAATGCACTACTCAGCTTCATGGATGCTTATTCTGGTTACAACCATATTCCAATGTACAAACCTGATGAAGAACACATTTCCTTCATCACAGATAAATGCCTCTAATGTTATATTGAAATGCCTTTTGGTTTGCTTAACGCAAGTGCAACATATCAAAGGTTGGTCAATCGAATGTTCAAAAATTAGATTGGAAAGACAATAAAGGTTTATGTGGACGATATGTTGGTAAAGTCCAAGGTTGCATCTGATCATGTAACACCTCTCTGAAATGTCCGATATTTTAAGGAGGTTCCACATGAAGCCAAACCATTTTTGGGGTTGAGTTAGGAAAATTTATGGGGTTTATAGTCAACCATCGTGGGATTGAGGCCAACCCGGTAAAAATTAAAGCTCTAATTGAGATGCGCTCACCTTGCACCATTAAGGAGGTTCAATATCTTACTGGAAGAGTTACTACCTTTAACAGATTTGTGTCCAAATCTTCATCCAGAGGTACAAGCCTGTGGTGGTACCTCAAGAAGGAAGCTCAATGAATGTGTGGACAATTGGTTAACTTTGTCTCTTTTTAACTTAGGTTAATGAAAAATTGGTTTTTATTAACAGAGGAATTTGGAGGCACTTAGTTAATTTTTGAGTTCCATTTGAAGTTTGAATAATACATAAAAGCTAAGTTAAGGATCGATGTTAAAATGATAGGTTAAAGGCTTGCATATTAATAAGTTATTTGAAGTATAATTATGCATTAGTACCTTAACATTGTAGGGGCTTAAAACTGGTGTTAATACTAAATATTTGGTATGTTGTTAGGAAGTAACTTGTGGTATTCATACTAGAGAATTTTATTGGGTAAAATCATTTTTAAGTCGAAAAGCACATGGTATAAAATTACTCATGGAATTTCCACCTAGTTTCAATTAAAGTATGCAGactatatttaaaaataaaaatacaacgTTAAGAAATATGTATACACCTTGATGAACGACTTAGAAACTAGCAGTGCATGATTGCCCTAGGTTGGTTAGGATTTTATTTATGGTTGCTTGTTTTAAAGCTACACAATATATAAAAGCTCGATTATATAAGTAAGAGGTTTAGGTTAATGCAACTTGGTTTTGGGAAAGATACGTGTGTGGACCTAAACCCAAGCAAATATTAAAGTCGTTACTAACTTAAAAGATTTAGCAAGCTCAGAATGGTACTTGGAAATATAGGCTTTGGTTGTACTTAACAAATTAGCCAACTAAAAAAACGAATTAGTTTTGACATAGTAAAAAGTTTAAGCTACTgtaaaaatctaaataaaagtGTTCGATAAATTAGGGCTTTAAGAATCTTAAGTCTAGAAAATGATTAGAGGTAAAATTAAGTACTGATGTGGTCCTTGGGACAAGAGTGATTAGAAAGGGTCTGACTTAATGATTGTTAAGGTTGAAGTTTGATCAGAGTAAAACTCACCCAACGTCCCTTTTTACACCTGAAACTAGTCTTAATGCTAAGTGGGATCGAACTTAAGTGTTTACATGAGTAAATCTAGGAAAGAGCATGGATTGATTGTGCAGAATCACACCCACATTCAAATTAAATATACCTAACATCTGGATTAACAAGAAAACATAATATTTAAAACCAAAGTAAGATATAAAAATAAGTTCAAAACATCATTTAAAAAAGGTTCATTCAAAGGAGGAAAACTTAACCATATATGAGGAGCTAGGGAGAATCCACAACATCAATGGCCATCTCTGTGATGGCATCGATAACAGGTTCATCAGCAGGGGATCGTCTGATCGTTCTTCAACCTCGGTAGCAAGGGATGGAGCTTTGTCTTCCATAAGGGGAGCATCAGGTATGGTTGGGTTTGCCTTCACAGCTTCCTCCACTTTCTTCTTTCTGATCTTCTCAGCATCATTATCCGCATCTTTTCCTAGCTTGGTCCACTGAAGATCAAAAAATACATCCATAGAAGACTTCATGAAGTCTTTGGCGCCATAAGCCCAGCCAGTTTGGTACATCACATTTTTGGCATAAAAAAGGTGGCCTTGAAGCTGTCAGCAACGGTTTTGAAGTTTTTTATCTTCAACTCTTGCTCATGTACTTTCCTGGCATGATCAGCTGTAGCTTTCTCATTTTCTTGATACATTGCATTGATGGTAAGGTTCAACTGGTCTCTCCCCTTGATGAGCTTTGATTTTGAGCTCCTAATCTTCTTCAACGTCTCTCCAGCTCTTTTTTTCTCATCATCCTGAGCATTGAGGGTGTTCTTCAGCTGTtgcacctcttcttccaatttttGGTCCACATGGGCAGCCTGTGCTTCAGATACAGGAATAGACTCTAGGCATTAGCCAGGGTGATTGTAACTGGAGCTTCCATGAACTTGATCTTGTCCTATTACACAATGGTCTCCTCAGGCACTTGGTTTTTCAACATTTTAGTGAACATCTGGAGATTTCCAGTCTCATCAGGAGCGGCGCCACTCTTAAGTTTTTTTCCAGATCTTGAGGGTGGAGGTTTAACTATTTTAGGAGCAGCTAGAGAGAGCTTTCTTTTAGTTGAGGAACTAGATCTGTCTTGGGTATAAGCTGAATGAGTGCTCCTGGAAATGGAGGTCTCCTAAACTAGGCCTGGGGTGTCTTCCTCCTGGAAAAGGTCCTCGAacttgttggtttatttgatgtTGGAATACATGCCTATAGTCTTTTCTGCAAGGAAAAGATAAGACAGAAAGCATGAGAAAGTAAAAATAGCTAGAAAAATGCAacataaaagaaaaataaaaatgcaGGTAGGTACCTATGATATGAGAGGTATCAGCTTCACCTGTCGGACCTCCTTTTGGAAAAAATTTACATCGTTTCAAATTAACATCCATTAACAAACTTGTGCCATCTCCTAAAGTAGTTGAAAGGGAAAGAGTACGCTTGGCACGTATCAATGCTTCACCTTTAAGGGGTGTCTTGACAGTAGTATCTACACGCATGGGCAGCGATGGAAAATCAGGTAAAAAAATTAAACTAGAGGTGTGatctagagttcaaataagagATTAAGTTTGTTGTGACTTAATGGGTTTGAAATTGAAGTCTTTTCAATAAGACGGACATCCATAGAAATAAAGAAAGGGATTTTGCCACCCGGACATACCTTTTTTGTTAACATCAATACAATTACCTTGGTGGATTCCCCATCCTGCAAGGTAGTAACTACTTGAGTTCTTTCCTGATGGATTAAAATGATAGAAGTATCCCAGTTTGTCAGCAGTGAGTTTGACATCGAACTCAGTgtagtatatgatatatatacacatgGTCATACGATAAAAGTTTGAGGTAAGTTGAAAAAGGGAAATATTGTATCGCTCTAGAACCTTGACTATAAAAGGATGCAAATGCATGGATAAACCCATTCTGAAATGATAGGCAGACAAAACAGCATTGGGGATGGCCTGCTCAGGACCGAAATTATCGAACCTGTGGTACCGTTCATCCTTCACATATACGACCAGGTGGCATCCAGGTTTATAGGAGGCCAGAAGGTTAGCCAGTTTCACATCATTCATAGTTGTGTTCATGTTTTCACAAAGCAAGCTCATGTTTCTGGAAGTAGTTGAGTTGGTATCAATCTCGGTAATCTCATCAGTTACATGTAAGTTAACTTCTTCAGGTTCACGTTATGGGGATAGAGGGAGGTAAAAGATAGAAGTGTCAAGGGAATCCCAGTGCTCTCAGCTTCATTTGAAGTGGCCTGGTTCAATGAGGTTGGGTCAAGATCTTCATTTGGCGATAAGGAAGCTACAGGTCTTGACATGACAAGGGCAAGCATAGGGTTCAATACCATTACCTTGGAGCGAGTTCTGGAGCTAACATTGTTTGGGGTAGCTAATGGAGTGGGGCTTATATCAGAAAGGTCAACTAGTTGACGACTTTCATGAGTGGCTGCTGGTGGGAGCTAGCAGTTGCGGGTCCGTTTGACATCTGCAAAGGTGTAAATCAGAGTGAGCCAAACCACAAGCTAATCCCATGGATTTAGGGGATTTACAAATGTTGGATGGGATCTGAACTTTGTTACAAGTCAATAAAGGAAAACACACAGTGGGTCAAGGAAGATTTGGTCTTACAAGGAGTCATAATTACAAGGGACTAACATCTAGGCAATGAGTCAAACAGGTTGTGAAGGTTACAAAATGGGTGTAAGAACATTTATGCTAGTGTCACTTGGAGAGGTATAGTTGGGATCAGGTCTAGGTCCCTTCTCGTAACTAAAGCAGGAACGTTCCAGAAGGAATATGTATAGGTAGGCATAAATGCTTAATTGGAATACAAATGTAAACCCAAGGGGCCTAACATTTACTATGATTCAATTAAGAGAAATTTGGGCAGGACCTAAGCATGCACTTACTCTACAAATATAATCATGGTATCTAGATGTGCATACAAAAGAAGATGAACAGACACAAAGCAAATATGGGGCATTACGAGGTTGATCGCAACACCTTGGCAGAAATATGGTATAATGGAAATACAATTAAGCATGATAATCTGGATAAGAGTTATATTGAAATCTAGATCCAAGTATGCTCATACACAGGTACAAGGATTAAAACGCATTGAAAGCAACTTGAAGCTTCGTGGCACGCAAGCAAAATGGTTTTGGAAAAATTAAAGTAAAAAGGAAAGGGTAGAATTTTTACCTTGATTGGATACTTGGAGTTAGAAGATGAACAAAGAAGTTGGACTTGTCGAAATCTTCGCCCTCGTAGGAGCTTGACATGCAGAGGTGCTGAAAGGGTGAGGAATATATAAGTGATTGGTGAGTGTTGAAAAGGAAGAATGGAAGAGGGTTTGTATTTATATAGGCACGAAAACTAAGAAGAGTGATTGGTGCTAAGACGCATGGCGGATTCCTATTAGACAAAAAGAAAGTGTGAGAAGGACTGCAGCTGGTTGCGTGTTCCAAGAACGGGGGAGTATCAcattaattcaaattattttgaattcAGGTGTGTGGCACCCTTTGAAGTCATAATATCTCctcaaaatatatttattaattaaaaatataacaCCCCAAATCCGAGATCAGGGATCCAgtttgtcacgagttccatttttaTTAATAACATTGAATCTTGAATCAACAACTGATTACTacatgttgtgaccccacaatatacacacacaaccagTTATAGTCCTAGAGATGAAACCGAATCAAGTACAAGTCATATGATCCACAAATTTTAAGTTATTACAACTCAAAAGGGTTTCATATTAAGTTTACATGTTCCTTGACATTATATAAAACAtgattcataattatacataagtctcgTACACCAAAActtgaaagtctagcctattggcagttcttacctcagctatggcggcattAACGCCTACAtgaaactgtggaacgtttcctatccattTACGAACTGGGggcttggtcttgttcatc is a genomic window containing:
- the LOC141711007 gene encoding uncharacterized protein LOC141711007, translating into MSLLCENMNTTMNDVKLANLLASYKPGCHLVVYVKDERYHRFDNFGPEQAIPNAVLSAYHFRMGLSMHLHPFIVKVLERYNISLFQLTSNFYRMTMCIYIIYYTEFDVKLTADKLGYFYHFNPSGKNSSSYYLAGWGIHQGNCIDVNKKDTTVKTPLKGEALIRAKRTLSLSTTLGDGTSLLMDVNLKRCKFFPKGGPTGEADTSHIIEKTIGMYSNIK